In Thermococcus thioreducens, a genomic segment contains:
- a CDS encoding DUF4097 family beta strand repeat-containing protein: MRMIFENVKKVELNTFGAQVKIEGWENDYVEVNYVLHGEVNVSVEQRGSRLIIKEEWKKKFFNLLRKGGWAEIEVKVPKSVVVKARNVNGEITARDVRLTEATTVNGTIELEECEAELLKSVNGEINAHLATAGPLKASIVNGTLGLTIEELEDDVEVSTVNGDIVLRLTDFCDARIVSSRVNGEVKLVGIDPNDPVIGAGTYRVKASTVNGGVRVELI, translated from the coding sequence ATGAGGATGATATTTGAAAACGTCAAGAAAGTTGAACTGAACACCTTTGGTGCTCAGGTGAAGATTGAGGGGTGGGAAAACGACTACGTGGAAGTGAACTACGTTCTCCATGGCGAGGTTAACGTGAGCGTTGAGCAGAGGGGAAGCAGGCTCATCATAAAGGAGGAATGGAAAAAGAAGTTCTTCAACCTGCTAAGAAAGGGTGGTTGGGCTGAGATAGAGGTCAAGGTTCCCAAGAGCGTCGTGGTGAAGGCCAGGAACGTGAACGGAGAGATAACCGCCCGTGATGTCCGGCTGACCGAAGCCACAACGGTCAACGGAACGATTGAGCTTGAAGAATGCGAGGCGGAGCTTCTGAAGTCCGTAAACGGGGAGATAAACGCCCACCTGGCAACAGCTGGCCCTCTCAAGGCCTCCATCGTGAACGGAACGCTCGGGCTTACCATCGAGGAGCTTGAAGATGATGTTGAGGTTAGCACCGTCAATGGCGACATCGTGCTCCGCCTTACCGACTTCTGCGACGCAAGGATAGTCTCCAGCAGGGTCAACGGGGAAGTGAAGCTCGTTGGTATTGACCCGAACGATCCGGTCATCGGCGCCGGAACTTACAGGGTAAAGGCGAGCACCGTGAACGGCGGGGTAAGGGTTGAGCTCATTTGA
- a CDS encoding cob(I)yrinic acid a,c-diamide adenosyltransferase, protein MPITTKTGDRGLTGLFTGDRVAKFSPIMDANGTIDELDSFLGEAKHYVPEEMVEILEKIQVQLYDLMAELASKGKYQKVGEEEVKWLEELIKKYEGEFQMRAFVLPGSTIASAKLDICRAIARRAERRVAKLVLDYGFGNNALVYLNRLSDLLFIMARAIEKREGKLKEVK, encoded by the coding sequence ATGCCGATAACGACCAAAACGGGCGATAGGGGTTTGACCGGTCTCTTCACCGGCGACCGCGTTGCGAAGTTCTCCCCCATCATGGACGCCAACGGCACGATAGACGAGCTGGACAGCTTTCTCGGTGAGGCAAAGCACTACGTCCCCGAAGAGATGGTTGAGATCCTCGAAAAAATCCAGGTTCAGCTCTACGACCTCATGGCGGAGCTTGCCAGCAAGGGGAAGTACCAAAAGGTCGGTGAGGAAGAGGTGAAGTGGCTGGAAGAACTCATCAAAAAATACGAAGGGGAGTTCCAGATGAGAGCCTTCGTCCTGCCCGGCTCGACAATAGCGAGCGCCAAGCTCGACATATGCAGGGCGATAGCAAGGAGGGCCGAGAGGAGAGTTGCCAAGCTCGTCCTTGACTACGGCTTTGGGAATAACGCCCTCGTCTACCTCAACAGGCTCAGCGACCTGCTCTTCATCATGGCGAGGGCTATAGAGAAGAGGGAAGGCAAACTGAAAGAAGTCAAGTAG
- a CDS encoding ArsR/SmtB family transcription factor, producing MEDLRVQLEELKKRLEVLEESIDPVDEVMLSIKMRLRRKLEGGALPEIDEEKAAKTLKALANPDRIRILKMLSERPMGFKEIKEALGVESPTVSHHLKLLLRTRMVKKGDKYEISPDGRLFLRLLEIITALEEVEE from the coding sequence ATGGAGGACCTCAGAGTTCAGCTGGAAGAGCTGAAGAAAAGGCTGGAGGTGCTGGAGGAGAGCATTGACCCGGTTGATGAGGTCATGCTCTCCATCAAGATGCGCCTCCGGCGAAAACTTGAGGGGGGAGCCCTGCCGGAGATTGATGAAGAGAAGGCCGCGAAGACCCTTAAGGCCCTCGCCAATCCCGACAGGATAAGAATACTCAAGATGCTCTCCGAGAGGCCCATGGGCTTCAAGGAGATAAAGGAAGCGCTCGGAGTTGAGAGCCCCACGGTCTCCCACCACCTGAAGCTCCTTCTCCGGACAAGAATGGTGAAGAAAGGGGACAAATACGAGATCTCGCCCGACGGACGTTTGTTTTTGCGCTTGCTTGAGATAATAACCGCCCTTGAGGAGGTGGAAGAATGA
- a CDS encoding MMPL family transporter gives MPWNDWIVKHAKAIVAIWIIAVIAAMPLAVKLSNLTNYSMDQFLPKDVESVKVQDTLAKEFPEFSTSDNQTYMIVSGVDINDPATKEAYERFKAEAKPYGSNFTSYYDAVDLLHNKSYEIALNLTQTTANLTGIFYSSAINASNAYVTLLSQVENLSEQVKTLNGTVPQLARAYLALEANLTVLYNQSLALRKAINETDNAYVVLHENLTGASEQLKALNSTIAGLNAGLYNLSDNYAGTYLGTIGAYGALVQAGAYEGGLDGATAQAIAEKLGVPVELVYAVYNSTYPAYSAYGSGAITDGFLANVTKAMVLGQISDPMQKNLTEAYSVAFYQGVVAFDGQAGSNYALIQLGENAVKSVDGIAINALKNPPLVVEGVGGSYDVPGFGKVPAETLAYIVNVSISLGRNPSASAIENATIEATNALMKGIPLLEMPNADEILRTLLVYGPTRGLEENLLAGVLKEKLPEEQKDLAEPIVRTVVNFDPNATGVLSKDPTLLKKATVSLLTEMLKERGVELPESVISEVYDSNGNVAPIAREILIQKTSEEVGSEKVAEAIVDTVLKNPEELEKGKGVKETVKEIITSLAGDVPIDLGKAVDEVYAGKSPEEIAYSLFEQGVDEKLANVSAPEDVKEALREIMLTVARDYPMSDSEVEALVKVKTLKLVEKFAGEIDLGVPLHINAAELVNIAFEFRNNPDAITNEDVKPIEEQVYPSIYSLAKSYIGMLKSPDNRTMLILFVPKGLNGVSDLEKQSKAQYESSLKVKEVALKEFGKVSPEVKAYVTGTPIQTYEAIKYGKEDNDKTTKFSIAGALLVLLVLMGAALLATLLPFTGVATATLTALGILYLLAKGDYLDVGSWAQMLTVTTALGLGIDYSTYYLHRFREYLAEGYDHSKAASEALKRAKDAVLASASTDIIAFASFILAWEFPIFKTMGIIAPLAVIIVLLASLTFIPAITVLIGDKPAFWWPRHIEHHLSNVNLHERSRIAEWAVKHAKIVVVIALLLAVPAAYNFANFNGTHDIKLFIPKDSETYNFLQLSESTVGAGVTSPTYVVIDLGHPLSDGDLKTIEALAGRISKVEGVEYVYTVTRPYGRPVNVSVEELKSIGGDRYISEDGTKVLIQVTGKYEATDDRSKDMVREIRAIVKDGEKSGAIKSGMVGGNTALALDLSDLINDVFWHRIFPVALLLMFLSLIPTLKGLPAVITTIGTIAVGVLLSITVSSWLFERVFGQQVMWFLPMMVFVVLMGVGIDYNSFYLVKARDEFERRSARDALVVAAGTMDTLVVGLAAVLAVTYGSLMTGATWGIREIGFALAIGVLLTATAAVYFIGPATMALFGEKAWWPLHKGRKE, from the coding sequence ATGCCCTGGAACGACTGGATAGTCAAGCACGCAAAAGCCATCGTGGCCATCTGGATAATAGCAGTTATAGCCGCGATGCCCCTGGCGGTGAAGCTGAGCAACCTCACCAACTACAGCATGGATCAGTTCCTCCCGAAGGACGTGGAGTCCGTCAAGGTTCAGGACACCCTGGCAAAGGAGTTCCCTGAGTTCTCGACCAGCGACAACCAGACCTACATGATAGTGAGCGGCGTTGATATCAACGACCCGGCAACGAAAGAGGCCTACGAGCGCTTCAAGGCCGAAGCAAAGCCCTACGGGAGCAATTTCACCTCATACTACGATGCCGTTGATCTGCTTCACAACAAGTCCTATGAGATAGCGCTCAACCTCACCCAGACGACCGCCAACCTGACGGGAATCTTCTACAGCTCGGCAATCAACGCCAGCAACGCCTATGTAACCCTTCTCTCACAGGTTGAGAATCTCAGCGAGCAGGTCAAGACCCTCAATGGAACCGTCCCCCAGCTGGCCAGAGCCTACCTAGCGCTTGAGGCCAACCTGACGGTTCTCTACAACCAGAGTCTCGCCCTCAGAAAGGCCATCAACGAGACCGATAATGCCTACGTGGTCCTCCACGAGAACCTCACCGGGGCCAGCGAACAGCTGAAAGCGCTGAACTCAACTATAGCAGGCCTTAACGCGGGCCTATACAACCTGAGCGATAACTACGCGGGAACTTACCTCGGAACGATAGGGGCCTACGGCGCGCTCGTTCAGGCCGGGGCCTACGAGGGGGGCCTCGATGGGGCAACGGCTCAGGCCATAGCTGAAAAGCTCGGCGTTCCCGTCGAGCTCGTTTACGCGGTTTACAACTCCACCTACCCGGCCTACTCCGCATATGGTTCAGGGGCAATAACCGACGGCTTCCTGGCCAACGTCACCAAGGCGATGGTTCTCGGCCAGATTAGCGACCCGATGCAGAAGAACCTCACCGAGGCGTATTCTGTTGCCTTTTATCAGGGCGTCGTGGCATTCGACGGGCAAGCCGGAAGCAACTACGCCCTCATTCAGCTTGGCGAGAACGCGGTTAAGTCCGTTGATGGGATAGCAATCAACGCCCTCAAAAACCCCCCGCTCGTCGTCGAAGGGGTTGGGGGAAGCTATGATGTTCCGGGCTTCGGCAAGGTTCCGGCGGAGACTTTAGCTTACATCGTCAACGTCTCGATAAGTCTCGGAAGGAACCCGAGTGCTTCAGCGATCGAGAACGCAACCATTGAGGCCACAAATGCACTCATGAAGGGAATCCCCCTCCTTGAGATGCCCAATGCGGACGAGATACTTAGGACGCTCCTCGTCTACGGCCCGACGAGGGGACTTGAGGAAAATCTGCTCGCCGGAGTGCTCAAAGAGAAGCTCCCGGAGGAGCAGAAAGATTTAGCAGAGCCGATAGTCAGAACCGTTGTGAACTTTGACCCGAACGCCACGGGGGTTCTGTCCAAGGATCCTACCCTTCTGAAGAAGGCCACCGTCTCACTGCTCACAGAGATGCTTAAGGAGAGGGGCGTTGAGCTCCCTGAGAGCGTTATTAGCGAGGTCTACGACTCCAACGGGAACGTCGCCCCGATTGCGAGGGAGATTCTGATTCAAAAGACCTCCGAGGAGGTTGGAAGTGAGAAGGTTGCTGAAGCCATCGTTGATACCGTCCTCAAGAACCCCGAGGAGCTAGAGAAAGGCAAGGGCGTTAAAGAGACCGTCAAGGAGATAATCACGAGCCTGGCCGGAGACGTCCCGATAGACCTCGGCAAAGCTGTGGACGAGGTTTACGCCGGCAAGAGTCCGGAGGAGATAGCCTACAGCCTGTTTGAGCAAGGGGTTGATGAGAAGCTCGCCAACGTCAGCGCTCCGGAGGACGTCAAGGAAGCGCTGAGAGAGATAATGCTCACCGTTGCCAGGGACTACCCCATGAGCGACTCGGAGGTAGAAGCCCTTGTCAAGGTGAAGACCCTTAAGCTCGTCGAGAAGTTCGCAGGGGAGATTGACCTCGGGGTTCCGCTCCACATCAACGCGGCCGAGCTTGTGAACATCGCCTTCGAATTCAGGAACAATCCTGACGCCATCACCAATGAGGACGTCAAGCCCATTGAGGAGCAGGTCTACCCGTCCATTTACAGCCTCGCGAAGAGCTATATCGGCATGCTCAAGAGCCCCGACAACAGGACGATGCTGATACTCTTCGTCCCCAAGGGTCTGAATGGAGTCAGCGACCTGGAGAAGCAGAGCAAAGCGCAGTACGAGAGCTCGCTGAAGGTCAAGGAGGTCGCGCTGAAGGAGTTCGGGAAGGTATCGCCGGAGGTCAAGGCCTACGTCACCGGAACCCCCATCCAGACCTATGAGGCCATCAAGTACGGCAAGGAGGACAACGACAAGACCACCAAGTTCAGCATAGCTGGGGCACTGCTCGTGCTCCTGGTACTCATGGGTGCGGCTCTGCTGGCGACGCTCCTCCCCTTCACCGGCGTCGCGACTGCAACCCTCACCGCGCTGGGAATACTCTACCTGCTCGCGAAGGGTGACTACCTCGATGTTGGAAGCTGGGCCCAGATGCTGACCGTTACAACCGCGCTCGGACTGGGCATAGACTACTCCACCTACTACCTGCACAGGTTTAGGGAGTACCTCGCTGAGGGCTACGACCACAGCAAGGCCGCGAGCGAGGCGTTAAAGAGGGCAAAAGATGCCGTCCTCGCGAGCGCATCAACGGACATCATAGCCTTCGCGAGCTTTATCCTTGCCTGGGAGTTCCCGATATTCAAGACAATGGGCATCATAGCGCCCCTGGCGGTCATCATAGTGCTCCTCGCCAGCCTGACCTTTATTCCAGCGATAACGGTCCTCATAGGCGACAAACCGGCCTTCTGGTGGCCGAGGCACATCGAGCACCACCTCAGCAACGTAAACCTCCACGAGAGGAGCAGGATCGCAGAGTGGGCTGTTAAGCACGCCAAGATAGTGGTGGTCATTGCTTTGCTCCTGGCCGTTCCCGCGGCCTACAACTTCGCCAACTTCAACGGAACCCACGACATAAAGCTCTTCATCCCCAAGGACAGCGAGACCTACAACTTCCTCCAGCTCAGCGAGAGCACGGTTGGTGCGGGCGTTACTTCGCCGACTTACGTCGTCATAGACCTGGGCCACCCGCTGAGCGATGGCGACCTCAAGACCATCGAGGCGCTCGCGGGAAGGATTTCAAAGGTGGAGGGCGTCGAGTACGTCTACACCGTGACCCGGCCCTACGGGAGGCCCGTAAACGTCAGCGTGGAGGAGCTGAAGAGCATTGGCGGCGACCGCTACATCTCGGAAGACGGCACCAAGGTGCTAATTCAGGTAACCGGGAAGTATGAAGCAACGGACGACCGCTCCAAGGACATGGTGAGGGAGATAAGGGCAATAGTGAAAGACGGGGAAAAATCGGGAGCGATAAAGTCCGGAATGGTCGGAGGGAACACAGCTTTGGCCCTCGACCTCAGCGACCTCATCAACGACGTCTTCTGGCACAGAATCTTCCCGGTGGCACTGCTGCTGATGTTCCTCTCGCTGATACCAACACTCAAGGGGTTGCCGGCGGTTATAACCACCATAGGCACCATAGCAGTCGGCGTGCTCCTCAGCATAACCGTCTCCAGCTGGCTCTTCGAGAGGGTCTTTGGCCAGCAGGTTATGTGGTTCTTGCCTATGATGGTCTTCGTGGTGCTCATGGGCGTTGGCATAGACTATAACAGCTTCTACCTCGTCAAGGCAAGGGACGAGTTCGAGCGCAGGAGCGCGAGGGACGCGCTAGTGGTCGCCGCTGGAACGATGGACACCCTCGTCGTCGGCCTCGCGGCGGTGCTGGCGGTGACCTACGGCTCACTGATGACTGGAGCTACCTGGGGCATCAGGGAGATAGGTTTTGCACTGGCCATCGGAGTGCTGCTGACAGCAACAGCGGCGGTCTACTTCATCGGCCCGGCCACGATGGCGCTCTTCGGGGAAAAGGCCTGGTGGCCTCTGCACAAAGGGAGGAAAGAGTAG
- a CDS encoding translation initiation factor eIF-2B alpha/beta/delta subunit family protein (eIF-2BA; catalyzes the binding of GTP to IF2): protein MLPDEVRSILEEMRAERIRGAGWLAMRGAEAYMILAGLLEGDELKNALREMRTEVPAVNRTMASLYNLSRFIPITGNPEVVRTKAEEFVRLAGEAKREIGNIGSELIDENEVIITHSFSSAVLEIFKAAKRKGKHFRVVLTESAPDYEGIALARELDSLGVPFEVITDAQLGLFARKATLALVGADNVTRDGAVVNKAGTYLLALACHDNGVPFYVAAESFKLHPGLTSEEVEIVERPYMRQGYRVRNLLFDVTPWRYVRGVITEFGILVPPKEI from the coding sequence ATGCTTCCTGATGAGGTCCGCTCGATACTTGAGGAGATGCGCGCCGAGCGCATAAGGGGCGCCGGCTGGCTCGCAATGAGGGGTGCAGAGGCATACATGATACTCGCGGGCCTGCTTGAGGGGGATGAGCTGAAAAATGCTCTACGGGAGATGAGAACCGAAGTCCCCGCGGTAAACAGGACGATGGCGTCGCTCTACAACCTCTCACGCTTCATACCCATAACGGGCAACCCCGAAGTGGTGCGGACGAAGGCCGAGGAGTTCGTCCGCCTCGCAGGGGAGGCAAAGCGCGAGATAGGCAACATCGGCAGCGAGCTGATAGACGAGAACGAGGTAATAATCACTCACTCTTTCTCCTCGGCCGTTCTTGAGATCTTCAAAGCCGCCAAGAGGAAGGGCAAGCACTTCAGGGTCGTTCTCACGGAGAGCGCACCTGACTACGAGGGGATAGCCCTTGCGAGGGAGCTCGATTCCCTCGGTGTCCCGTTTGAAGTTATAACCGACGCACAGCTGGGTCTTTTCGCCAGAAAGGCCACCCTCGCGCTGGTCGGGGCGGACAACGTTACGCGCGACGGGGCGGTTGTTAACAAGGCCGGTACTTACCTCCTCGCTTTAGCGTGCCACGACAATGGTGTTCCTTTCTACGTCGCCGCGGAGAGCTTCAAGCTCCACCCCGGGCTGACCTCGGAGGAGGTTGAGATAGTCGAGAGGCCCTACATGAGGCAAGGTTACCGCGTGAGAAACCTGCTCTTCGACGTCACCCCGTGGCGTTACGTCAGGGGCGTAATAACCGAGTTCGGGATTCTTGTACCACCCAAAGAGATTTGA
- a CDS encoding MFS transporter, whose amino-acid sequence MLDTRLGRNFWLYTLGRWISQGWISQAGWVIQDVAVPLYVLDQTGSGAMMSLFIMAELIPRLLVNPIAGVIGDRYDRKKLMYGLDIARGVLLFGVIAFNILGIYQLLAVQVVMSILGAFFSAGVSGMFPDLVGKDDLARANSILQMGGQVLRIVGPILGGVIYAFGGIRLAILINAVSFFGSGLFEVLIEYPWKTRKLSSLREVWEDMAEGFRFIKASRAVVLLMSYAIILNTLLNPVFTLLIPYMTRVVLRFSAVQFGSVGTAATLGALGGNLLIAGKLKERSENLIFKAMFGQLGLMLLLAAVPSLGRVSYPALLALVSLIGLCNVFVNVPLFTKLQKAVPSEIRARVFSAFETAVIATTPLGMAVAGPLLDMIGIVPLVVATVVPSILVSLYYLRFKELLLGIGFEKGPDEVVG is encoded by the coding sequence ATGCTCGACACCAGACTGGGCCGGAACTTCTGGCTCTACACCCTGGGCAGGTGGATATCCCAAGGGTGGATATCCCAAGCTGGTTGGGTTATCCAGGATGTCGCCGTTCCGCTGTACGTGCTCGACCAGACCGGCAGTGGGGCGATGATGAGCCTCTTCATAATGGCCGAGCTGATTCCAAGGCTGCTTGTAAACCCGATAGCTGGTGTGATAGGCGACCGCTACGACAGAAAGAAGCTCATGTATGGGTTGGACATAGCGAGGGGAGTCCTGCTGTTTGGTGTTATAGCCTTCAACATCCTTGGAATATACCAGCTCTTAGCCGTTCAGGTAGTGATGAGTATCCTCGGAGCGTTCTTCTCAGCGGGAGTTTCGGGCATGTTCCCTGACCTCGTTGGGAAGGACGACCTTGCCAGGGCCAACTCGATACTCCAGATGGGCGGACAGGTTCTGAGGATAGTAGGGCCAATACTGGGAGGGGTGATCTACGCTTTTGGAGGGATAAGGCTGGCAATCCTGATAAACGCGGTCAGCTTCTTTGGTTCGGGACTGTTTGAGGTTCTAATCGAATATCCATGGAAAACCCGGAAGCTCTCAAGCCTTCGTGAGGTCTGGGAGGACATGGCCGAGGGGTTCCGCTTCATAAAAGCTTCACGGGCGGTAGTCCTGCTGATGAGCTACGCCATAATACTCAACACACTCCTCAACCCGGTGTTTACTCTTCTCATACCCTATATGACCCGTGTCGTTCTTAGATTTTCCGCGGTTCAGTTCGGGAGCGTTGGAACCGCTGCCACCCTGGGGGCGCTAGGGGGAAACCTGCTCATAGCGGGAAAGCTCAAGGAACGTTCCGAGAATCTGATCTTCAAGGCAATGTTCGGGCAACTGGGTCTCATGCTTCTGCTGGCGGCAGTCCCTTCCCTGGGTAGAGTCTCTTACCCTGCTCTCCTTGCCCTTGTCTCACTAATAGGGCTGTGCAATGTCTTCGTGAACGTTCCCCTGTTCACCAAGCTCCAGAAGGCAGTTCCGAGTGAGATTCGCGCACGGGTTTTTTCCGCCTTTGAAACGGCTGTGATTGCTACAACCCCCCTTGGGATGGCCGTAGCCGGCCCCCTCCTTGACATGATTGGAATCGTCCCCCTAGTCGTTGCCACGGTAGTGCCGAGTATCCTAGTCTCCCTGTACTACCTTCGGTTTAAGGAACTCCTGCTGGGCATTGGCTTTGAAAAAGGGCCCGATGAGGTGGTGGGATGA
- a CDS encoding type II toxin-antitoxin system VapC family toxin, translated as MIVADASFIVDALVVPRRRKKDEVYWRQWKRHQRSKELLSFFLEEGFQLYMPFLGLVEVSSLLVRKLGKRANVDAALEFLGEYFFVVSEKDLEGSILEIARKTGSRAADAYYLSLAKIKGAVLVTADRKMAGISRDTGVKVILVE; from the coding sequence ATGATAGTCGCAGATGCGTCTTTTATAGTTGATGCTCTCGTCGTCCCGAGGAGAAGAAAAAAGGATGAAGTATATTGGAGGCAGTGGAAACGTCATCAGCGCTCTAAGGAACTCCTATCTTTCTTTTTGGAAGAGGGATTTCAGCTTTACATGCCCTTTCTTGGCCTTGTCGAGGTTTCTTCCCTTCTTGTCAGAAAACTCGGAAAAAGAGCCAACGTCGATGCTGCTCTAGAGTTTTTGGGTGAATACTTCTTCGTAGTATCTGAAAAAGACCTGGAAGGATCTATACTGGAAATTGCAAGAAAGACAGGTTCACGGGCCGCGGATGCATACTATCTTTCACTTGCAAAGATAAAAGGTGCCGTCCTCGTGACCGCGGACAGAAAAATGGCTGGGATTTCAAGAGACACGGGTGTTAAAGTGATTTTAGTGGAGTGA
- a CDS encoding PadR family transcriptional regulator: MGEDVERRIIKGLFTVPLKNIILVIVGLKGEAHGYEILKELEKFAIGLWKPSHSNLYTLLNKMVEEGLLEPREEYRGRVRRVKYSLTEKGWEYLKTSNDLALRVLYTSVNYHEALKKKLEKMELKRPVDRETVKTYLELLKRIRDILDEEIRAIETELARG; the protein is encoded by the coding sequence ATGGGAGAAGACGTGGAGCGGAGGATAATCAAGGGGCTCTTCACGGTTCCACTGAAGAACATCATACTCGTCATCGTCGGCCTGAAGGGAGAAGCTCACGGCTACGAGATTCTAAAGGAGCTGGAGAAGTTCGCCATTGGGCTCTGGAAGCCGAGCCACAGCAATCTCTACACGCTCCTCAACAAGATGGTCGAAGAGGGACTTCTGGAGCCGAGGGAGGAGTACCGCGGAAGGGTCAGGAGGGTTAAATACAGCCTCACCGAGAAGGGCTGGGAGTATCTGAAAACCTCCAATGACCTTGCATTGAGGGTTCTGTACACGTCCGTAAACTACCACGAGGCCCTGAAGAAGAAGCTCGAGAAGATGGAGCTTAAGAGGCCGGTGGACAGGGAGACCGTCAAGACGTATCTGGAACTCCTCAAGAGGATACGCGACATACTGGACGAGGAGATAAGGGCGATAGAGACCGAGCTGGCGAGGGGCTGA
- a CDS encoding Gldg family protein, with protein sequence MRKSALIITLILVLSLMPVWTLKPVAAATYIPLVELNQNFDSYAYGGDVLTRGIVTYVDSNGFMIQNGSGAYTGIYVYTGYKSYPSVQKGDVVEVYGYPKYYNGLRELSVNPTYGEYYSVVGAAEVPQPAVIPTADYDRPEYQSVLVKFVDAKITGRYDSWYTKLWIDDGSGEAYIFSSSSLPSTLEPGAKFKYFVGVVYVYRNSYEVLPVEYQLYNPAVKVTDVEYYAFMEEVPTRVRATVFNSGSTASNVSFSATFDGVQVYSAEFTLLPGESKVVEFYVVPQSTGSHTLTIIAEESEKIVPVNVIPNPYQLSYGLTPYYERLYNKEMANVTPLYENLTWVVGELTSCGVSLGDLESRIQWINGTMEEIKREYSLYNTLKGLLIQQNPYRNAYYYPVMVHIRKAAMMSRDVMKELEFVLPILHSTYEQVKPICHAPAPGNETPANQTNATPSTNVTIKITKVLIDASHGQYYNPTKTDQNGMATLIENIKNELGWIVDINTEPITYEKLKDYDVLIITNPSQDITDGEAQAIQEFVENGGGLFILGESYYGHVYYKSLNKVVGKYGIQFNNDELMDDDMNTGRKWFPLVGIYNLDHPAMKFLSADHQMYYNGDTLTVSGSVTWLVRGYETAYSEDRDGNIVYEKGSKPIIAAAVEAGQGRIVAYGSSRAISDAYYGHYINTNWPFVKGVLLWLAHQE encoded by the coding sequence ATGAGGAAATCAGCGCTGATAATAACATTGATTTTGGTTTTGAGTTTGATGCCTGTGTGGACTCTAAAGCCAGTAGCCGCAGCAACTTATATCCCGCTGGTGGAGCTCAACCAGAACTTCGACAGTTATGCATACGGAGGCGACGTTCTCACGAGGGGAATCGTAACGTACGTGGACAGCAACGGCTTTATGATCCAGAATGGAAGCGGTGCGTACACTGGGATTTACGTGTATACAGGATACAAATCATATCCCTCCGTCCAGAAGGGGGACGTGGTGGAGGTCTACGGGTATCCCAAGTACTACAACGGCCTGCGCGAGCTTTCAGTAAACCCAACCTATGGGGAGTACTATTCCGTCGTCGGAGCTGCGGAAGTGCCCCAGCCCGCAGTGATACCAACCGCGGACTACGACAGGCCCGAATACCAGAGCGTTCTCGTCAAGTTCGTTGATGCGAAGATAACCGGGAGGTACGACAGCTGGTATACTAAGCTGTGGATAGACGACGGAAGCGGCGAGGCGTATATATTCTCCAGTTCAAGCCTCCCCAGCACCCTGGAGCCTGGGGCAAAGTTCAAATACTTCGTTGGCGTTGTCTATGTTTACAGAAACTCCTATGAAGTTCTTCCAGTTGAGTACCAGCTCTACAACCCTGCAGTCAAGGTAACGGACGTCGAATACTATGCGTTCATGGAGGAAGTCCCCACAAGGGTTCGTGCGACTGTGTTCAACAGTGGCAGCACCGCAAGTAACGTAAGCTTTTCAGCCACATTCGATGGAGTCCAGGTGTACTCTGCAGAGTTCACCTTGCTACCCGGTGAGAGCAAAGTTGTCGAGTTCTATGTGGTTCCCCAATCCACGGGAAGCCACACATTAACAATAATCGCCGAGGAGAGTGAAAAGATAGTCCCGGTCAACGTCATTCCCAACCCGTATCAGCTCTCCTACGGCCTCACACCCTACTACGAGAGGCTTTACAACAAGGAAATGGCCAACGTGACCCCGCTCTACGAAAACCTCACCTGGGTGGTCGGTGAGCTCACATCCTGCGGCGTCAGCCTCGGAGACCTCGAATCCAGGATCCAGTGGATCAACGGCACCATGGAAGAGATAAAGAGGGAGTACTCCCTGTACAACACACTCAAGGGACTCCTCATCCAGCAGAACCCCTACAGGAACGCCTACTATTACCCCGTTATGGTCCACATAAGAAAGGCCGCGATGATGAGCAGGGACGTGATGAAAGAGCTTGAGTTCGTGCTCCCGATACTTCACAGCACGTATGAACAGGTAAAACCCATCTGTCACGCGCCTGCACCGGGTAATGAGACCCCCGCGAACCAGACCAACGCTACTCCATCGACTAACGTGACTATCAAGATAACCAAGGTTCTTATCGATGCGTCCCACGGTCAATACTACAACCCGACCAAGACCGACCAGAACGGCATGGCAACGCTCATAGAGAACATAAAGAACGAGCTGGGCTGGATAGTTGATATAAACACGGAACCGATAACCTACGAGAAGCTTAAGGATTACGACGTGCTCATAATCACCAACCCGAGTCAGGATATAACCGACGGGGAAGCGCAGGCGATACAGGAGTTCGTGGAGAACGGAGGCGGTCTGTTCATACTCGGCGAGAGCTACTACGGCCACGTCTACTACAAGAGCCTCAACAAGGTCGTCGGCAAGTACGGAATTCAGTTCAACAACGACGAACTCATGGACGATGACATGAACACCGGCAGAAAGTGGTTCCCGCTCGTTGGAATCTACAACCTCGACCATCCGGCCATGAAGTTCCTCTCCGCCGACCACCAGATGTACTACAACGGTGACACCCTCACTGTGAGCGGAAGCGTGACCTGGCTCGTGAGGGGCTATGAGACTGCATATTCCGAAGACAGGGACGGCAATATAGTCTATGAGAAGGGTTCCAAGCCGATTATAGCCGCCGCAGTGGAGGCGGGGCAGGGCAGGATAGTCGCCTATGGTTCAAGCAGGGCCATAAGCGATGCCTATTATGGCCACTATATCAACACCAACTGGCCCTTCGTCAAGGGAGTCCTCCTCTGGCTTGCCCACCAGGAGTGA